Genomic window (Planococcus sp. MSAK28401):
GCCGGTCATCCAATACGACCAGCTGGGCTGCGGAAAATCGGAGCGGCCGGAAGATACTTCTCTTTGGACCGTGGACCGCTACGTCGAGGAGCTCGGGCAAGTGATCCAAGCGCTCGAACTGGAAGAAGTCCATTTGCTCGGCCATTCCTGGGGGACGATGCTTGCCGCGTCTTATCTCTTTACGAAACCGGGCGGTGTGCGCAGCGTCATGTTCTCCGGGCCGGCACTTGATGCGCAGCGCTGGGAGCAAGACCAGCGCGCTTATTTGAAGCAATTCCCAAAACCAGTGCAAAAGACGATCGAGGAGAGCGAAAGCCAAGGAACGACCGATTCAGACGACTACCAGCAAGCGATGATGCAGTATTACAAAACCCATATGTGCCGCGTCGACCCTTGGCCAGACGAGCTGTCGGAAGATCTCGATCAGCTGAACTCGAATGTCTACAATTATATGTGGGGAGCTTCGGAATTCACGGTCACCGGCACCTTGAAGCATTTTGATGCGACGGATCGCTTGAGTGAGATCGACATTCCGGCTTTGTTTACTTGCGGCCGGTATGATGAAGCTACACCCGAAGCGACAGAACAGTATGCGAGCCTCGTGCCGGATGCAGAATTTCACGTATTCGAAAACAGCTCGCATATGCCGTCAATCGAAGAACCCGAAGTATA
Coding sequences:
- a CDS encoding proline iminopeptidase-family hydrolase — its product is MEHVKEGFIPVTGGKVWYRITGKGPGIPLLLLHGGPGMKSSDSDPLRQLGTERPVIQYDQLGCGKSERPEDTSLWTVDRYVEELGQVIQALELEEVHLLGHSWGTMLAASYLFTKPGGVRSVMFSGPALDAQRWEQDQRAYLKQFPKPVQKTIEESESQGTTDSDDYQQAMMQYYKTHMCRVDPWPDELSEDLDQLNSNVYNYMWGASEFTVTGTLKHFDATDRLSEIDIPALFTCGRYDEATPEATEQYASLVPDAEFHVFENSSHMPSIEEPEVYVETVREWVNRQEMKPGA